A genomic segment from Sandaracinaceae bacterium encodes:
- a CDS encoding response regulator: MLPALVLVEQHLEASLVANEIDMVSREERLMVTTLAHRVAASERSVRRLARRVSETATPITPSEVQTFEQLVARDADGAHRSRPASFDAVTQAGIWVPRHAPMDDDSRGFYVRVKHLIEDTMRGGDDTLSENAWLLVDGGGEVILWPAAPLFIYEAAANHDYSDTEWVNLARPANNPDGRPRWTRVEFDPVPSVWMVSVVAPYTRNGRFAGSVGHDVPLDRLIAGGAALSERAGATYMVIDREGRLLASARYAAEIQAGRGDYSVDDVADAPLRSAVQRLMRATQDSTEVQRIETRALIVLGTRLEATGWTTISAIPRETITERVAEPVRTMRNATLAALLLVFAASLVTIIQDRRRRQRALLQLRESDEKLARAQKLDVLGRFAGGIAHDFNNILTVINGFAQIAMARSREDETQRDHLRQITRACMRAAELTRQLLAFARTQPIAPQVMDVNDLVRDTHKLLRRVIGEDVEVISLPSPTPACVLMDAGQLEQVLTNLAVNARDAMPDGGALTVRVEVGDHRVVLKVSDTGVGMPEHVRKNATEPFFTTKEAGRGTGLGLSTCLAIVEQAGGTLEIQSQVGQGTTFTLSFPQADSTQLVPPMRSEPPPAPRGEGQLILLVEDDAQVRNATSELLRALGFDVVEADNGASGLGVVRERHKDLACVLTDVVMPILGGGPFLALLRAEHPSLPVVVTSGYVDDPRLRDDLRDLTLEFLPKPFTADQLSRALARAMSATSA, encoded by the coding sequence GTGCTGCCTGCGCTCGTGCTGGTGGAGCAGCACCTCGAGGCCTCGCTGGTGGCCAACGAGATAGACATGGTGTCGCGCGAGGAGCGCCTCATGGTCACCACGCTGGCGCACCGCGTGGCGGCGAGCGAGCGGAGCGTGAGGCGGCTCGCGCGGCGCGTGTCCGAGACCGCTACGCCCATCACACCGAGCGAGGTGCAGACCTTCGAGCAACTGGTGGCGCGCGACGCGGACGGGGCGCATCGCTCTCGCCCGGCCAGCTTCGACGCGGTCACCCAGGCGGGCATCTGGGTGCCGCGCCACGCGCCCATGGACGACGACTCGCGGGGCTTCTACGTGCGCGTGAAGCACCTGATCGAAGACACCATGCGCGGCGGGGACGACACGCTGTCCGAGAACGCGTGGCTGCTGGTGGACGGTGGCGGTGAGGTCATCTTGTGGCCGGCGGCGCCCCTGTTCATCTACGAGGCGGCGGCCAACCACGACTACTCCGACACCGAGTGGGTGAACCTCGCGCGCCCCGCGAACAATCCCGACGGCCGTCCGCGCTGGACGCGCGTGGAGTTCGACCCGGTGCCCAGCGTGTGGATGGTCTCCGTGGTGGCCCCGTACACGCGCAACGGACGCTTCGCGGGCTCCGTGGGCCACGACGTGCCGCTCGACAGGCTCATCGCAGGAGGGGCCGCGCTGTCCGAGCGGGCGGGCGCGACGTACATGGTGATCGACCGCGAGGGGCGGCTCTTGGCGTCGGCGCGCTACGCCGCCGAGATTCAGGCGGGGCGCGGGGACTACTCCGTCGATGACGTGGCGGACGCGCCGCTGCGGAGCGCGGTCCAGCGGCTCATGCGAGCGACTCAGGACAGCACCGAGGTGCAGCGCATCGAGACCCGCGCGCTGATCGTGCTGGGGACGCGCCTCGAGGCCACCGGCTGGACCACCATCTCTGCCATCCCGCGCGAGACCATCACCGAGCGCGTGGCCGAGCCGGTGCGCACCATGCGCAACGCCACCCTGGCAGCGCTGTTGCTGGTGTTCGCGGCGTCGCTGGTGACCATCATCCAGGACCGCCGCCGCCGGCAGCGGGCGCTCTTGCAGCTGCGCGAGAGCGACGAGAAGCTGGCGCGAGCCCAGAAGCTGGACGTGCTGGGGCGCTTTGCAGGTGGCATTGCGCACGACTTCAACAACATCCTCACCGTCATCAACGGCTTCGCGCAGATCGCCATGGCGCGCAGCCGCGAGGACGAGACCCAGCGCGACCACCTGCGGCAAATCACGCGCGCCTGCATGCGCGCGGCCGAGCTCACCCGGCAGCTCCTGGCGTTTGCCAGGACGCAGCCCATCGCGCCGCAGGTCATGGACGTGAACGACCTGGTGCGCGACACGCACAAGCTCCTGCGACGCGTCATCGGGGAGGACGTGGAGGTCATCAGCCTGCCGTCACCCACGCCCGCCTGCGTGCTGATGGACGCGGGCCAGCTGGAGCAGGTGCTCACCAACCTGGCGGTGAACGCGCGCGACGCCATGCCCGACGGAGGCGCGCTGACGGTGCGCGTGGAGGTGGGCGACCATCGCGTGGTGCTGAAGGTGTCGGACACGGGCGTGGGGATGCCCGAGCACGTTCGCAAGAACGCCACCGAGCCATTCTTCACCACCAAGGAGGCCGGGCGCGGGACGGGGCTGGGTTTGTCCACGTGCCTCGCCATCGTGGAGCAGGCCGGCGGCACCCTCGAGATCCAGTCCCAGGTGGGGCAGGGCACCACGTTCACCCTGTCGTTCCCGCAGGCCGACAGCACCCAGCTGGTGCCGCCCATGCGCTCCGAGCCGCCACCCGCGCCGCGCGGCGAAGGGCAGCTGATCCTGCTGGTGGAAGACGACGCCCAGGTGCGCAACGCCACCTCCGAGCTGCTGCGGGCGCTGGGCTTCGACGTGGTCGAGGCGGACAACGGCGCGAGCGGCCTCGGCGTGGTGCGCGAGCGGCACAAGGACCTGGCGTGCGTGCTCACCGACGTGGTCATGCCCATCCTGGGCGGCGGCCCCTTCCTGGCCCTGCTGCGGGCGGAGCACCCGAGCCTGCCCGTGGTGGTCACCTCGGGCTACGTGGACGACCCGCGCCTGCGCGACGACCTGCGCGACCTCACGCTCGAGTTCCTGCCGAAGCCGTTCACGGCGGACCAGCTGTCGCGCGCGCTGGCTCGGGCCATGAGCGCGACGAGCGCCTAG
- a CDS encoding helix-turn-helix transcriptional regulator, producing MTPSRRPPPPAAAPREPSRDTRGVELTEVQVDGVAMLLIDLPAPTLAGDHFADMTDAERDVALRVAAGQSNAAIAKARGTHVRTVANQLAALFRKLGVASRAELRALLARGGS from the coding sequence ATGACCCCCAGCCGCCGTCCACCGCCGCCTGCAGCAGCGCCTCGCGAGCCGTCACGAGACACCCGCGGCGTGGAGCTCACCGAGGTGCAGGTGGACGGCGTGGCCATGCTGCTCATCGACCTGCCCGCGCCCACGCTCGCGGGGGACCACTTCGCCGACATGACGGATGCGGAGCGCGACGTGGCGCTGCGCGTGGCCGCGGGGCAGAGCAACGCGGCCATCGCCAAGGCGCGCGGAACGCACGTGCGCACTGTGGCCAACCAGCTGGCGGCGCTCTTCCGCAAGCTGGGCGTGGCGAGCCGCGCGGAGCTGCGCGCGCTGCTGGCGCGGGGCGGCAGCTGA